One genomic region from Haloterrigena gelatinilytica encodes:
- a CDS encoding peptide-methionine (S)-S-oxide reductase MsrA, producing MADSNASRTASTIRSLERSAGTVPPSETETATFGAGCFWGPDARLGAHEGVVRTRVGYAGGTTPEPSYYALGDHTEVVQVEYDPDELSYEDLLETYWSCHDWASTAPKRQYRSVVLAHDDDQYETALDRRTALEDRAGRSAATDAERLEGFTRAEEYHQKYELRSTPVIGDELEALYGDAFVDSTVVARLNGFAAGHGDPAQRDELLAALDLPPTVRTELRRRF from the coding sequence ATGGCCGATTCGAACGCGAGCCGGACGGCGTCGACGATCCGGTCCCTCGAGCGCTCCGCCGGAACGGTGCCGCCGAGCGAGACGGAGACGGCGACGTTCGGCGCGGGCTGTTTCTGGGGCCCCGACGCGCGGCTCGGCGCCCACGAGGGCGTCGTCCGAACGCGCGTCGGCTACGCCGGCGGCACGACGCCGGAGCCCAGCTACTACGCGCTCGGCGACCACACCGAAGTCGTCCAGGTCGAGTACGATCCGGACGAACTGTCGTACGAGGACCTGCTCGAGACCTACTGGTCGTGCCACGACTGGGCGTCGACGGCGCCGAAACGTCAGTACCGGAGCGTCGTCCTCGCACACGACGACGACCAGTACGAGACCGCCCTCGACCGGCGGACCGCGCTCGAGGATCGGGCCGGACGGTCGGCCGCGACCGATGCCGAACGCCTCGAGGGGTTCACCCGGGCCGAGGAGTACCACCAGAAGTACGAACTCCGCTCGACGCCGGTCATCGGCGACGAACTCGAGGCGCTGTACGGCGACGCGTTCGTCGACTCGACGGTCGTCGCCCGGCTGAACGGGTTCGCCGCCGGACACGGCGACCCAGCCCAGCGAGACGAACTGCTGGCGGCGCTCGATCTCCCGCCGACGGTGCGGACGGAGCTCCGACGGCGGTTCTGA
- a CDS encoding DUF7553 family protein — MNKHFDDSRYYLARAAEHAKLGLTETLAPYATRLRAAVGRDEPEPDPSRLEAVRDELLALERRAEGQARDAVGSARATLSRPGADESADGR, encoded by the coding sequence ATGAACAAGCACTTCGACGACAGCCGGTACTACCTCGCTCGCGCGGCCGAACACGCCAAACTCGGACTCACCGAAACGCTCGCACCGTACGCGACGCGGCTTCGCGCGGCCGTCGGCCGAGACGAACCGGAGCCGGACCCGTCCCGCCTCGAGGCGGTCCGCGACGAACTGCTCGCCCTCGAGCGACGAGCCGAGGGACAGGCCCGCGACGCGGTCGGCAGCGCTCGAGCGACGCTCTCGAGGCCCGGAGCGGACGAGTCCGCCGACGGACGGTGA
- a CDS encoding adenine deaminase C-terminal domain-containing protein, with translation MNELQPVALEREGATADLVVANGRVYVSNRREFLERDVAVVGDRIAALLPDSESVTGPDTTVVDASDRVVLPGLIDAHTHADIQVTPERAAPAMLAGGTTSIVTETSGLGLLFGSRGVEFTLERTADLPVTAYLTLPPQWFVDTFEPARGDDADLEAFVDLLERERVVGVGEIDWIHVVGRESPVERLYDRARDADATIVGHGAGCRGESLRAFATVVDNDHEAIEADGIRERAEHGIHVVGRCGSNRDDIDALAAAVPDVDRGSVSLSTDGVWPADLVDGVGMADVVRRAIEAGVPERDAIDAATRNPAEHFGLEGRGVVAPGAFADLLVVDDLESMTVQTVVADGAVVVVDGTPAVEPRTDPYPDSVTDTVSVDCDADRFTAPLEAAPDGVVRAMEVGRGLVTTETTAEPAVLEAGERGDGAAATDARLGPDPDADVLTATLIDRDPATDDRAFTGFLVGYGLERGAVATSAVWETPGLATVAADADDAVAAAERVAELGGGFAVARDGAIVADLPMPVGATAADAAVEDVAAGVEALEATLRESGVDVADPLLTVQTLTFVGVPTLKLTASGYADVLGRSRVGLEPTADPES, from the coding sequence ATGAACGAGTTACAGCCGGTCGCCCTCGAACGCGAGGGGGCGACCGCGGATCTGGTCGTCGCGAACGGGCGGGTGTACGTCTCGAACCGGCGGGAGTTTCTCGAGCGAGACGTCGCCGTCGTCGGCGACCGAATCGCCGCGCTACTGCCGGATTCCGAGTCCGTCACCGGTCCCGACACGACGGTCGTCGACGCGTCCGACCGGGTCGTCCTCCCGGGATTGATCGACGCCCACACCCACGCGGACATCCAGGTGACGCCCGAGCGCGCCGCGCCGGCGATGCTCGCCGGCGGCACCACGTCGATCGTCACCGAGACCTCCGGACTCGGTCTGCTCTTCGGCAGCCGCGGCGTCGAGTTCACCCTCGAGCGGACCGCCGACCTGCCGGTGACGGCCTACCTCACCCTGCCGCCCCAGTGGTTCGTCGACACCTTCGAACCCGCGCGGGGCGACGACGCGGACCTCGAGGCGTTCGTCGACCTGCTCGAGCGCGAGCGCGTGGTCGGCGTCGGGGAGATCGACTGGATCCACGTCGTCGGCCGCGAGTCGCCGGTCGAACGGCTCTACGACCGCGCTCGCGACGCGGACGCGACGATCGTGGGCCACGGGGCGGGCTGTCGGGGCGAGTCGCTCCGCGCGTTCGCGACCGTCGTGGACAACGACCACGAGGCGATCGAAGCCGACGGGATCCGCGAGCGGGCCGAACACGGGATCCACGTCGTCGGCCGCTGCGGCTCGAACCGCGACGATATCGACGCGCTCGCCGCGGCCGTCCCCGACGTCGATCGCGGCAGCGTCTCGCTGTCGACCGACGGCGTCTGGCCGGCCGACCTCGTCGACGGGGTCGGGATGGCCGACGTGGTCCGGCGCGCGATCGAGGCCGGCGTCCCCGAGCGGGACGCGATCGACGCCGCGACGCGCAACCCCGCCGAACACTTCGGCCTCGAGGGCCGGGGTGTCGTCGCGCCCGGCGCGTTCGCGGACCTGCTCGTCGTCGACGACCTCGAGTCGATGACCGTCCAGACCGTGGTCGCCGACGGCGCGGTCGTCGTGGTCGACGGGACACCAGCCGTCGAACCGCGGACCGACCCCTATCCCGACTCGGTTACCGACACCGTTTCGGTTGACTGCGACGCGGATCGCTTCACCGCGCCGCTCGAGGCCGCGCCGGACGGCGTCGTCCGCGCGATGGAGGTCGGCCGCGGACTCGTCACGACCGAGACGACCGCCGAACCCGCCGTGCTCGAGGCCGGCGAACGCGGCGACGGGGCCGCGGCGACCGACGCCCGACTCGGTCCCGATCCGGACGCCGACGTCCTCACGGCGACGCTGATCGACCGCGATCCGGCGACCGACGACCGCGCCTTCACCGGCTTTCTCGTCGGCTACGGCCTCGAGCGGGGCGCCGTCGCGACGAGCGCGGTCTGGGAGACGCCCGGGCTGGCGACCGTCGCCGCGGACGCCGACGACGCCGTCGCCGCCGCCGAGCGCGTCGCGGAGCTGGGCGGCGGATTCGCCGTCGCTCGAGACGGAGCGATCGTCGCGGACCTCCCGATGCCGGTCGGAGCGACGGCGGCCGACGCGGCGGTCGAGGACGTCGCGGCCGGCGTCGAGGCGCTCGAGGCGACGCTCCGCGAGAGCGGCGTCGACGTCGCGGATCCGCTGCTGACCGTCCAGACGCTGACCTTCGTCGGCGTGCCCACGCTGAAGCTCACCGCGTCGGGCTACGCCGACGTCCTCGGGCGGTCGCGAGTCGGCCTCGAGCCGACGGCCGATCCGGAGTCGTAG
- a CDS encoding cob(I)yrinic acid a,c-diamide adenosyltransferase gives MSIYTGRGDDGQTDLRDMSRVSKASPRIEAYGTVDELNALVGTIRPTGHDDVDERLREIQNHLHVVQADFANPDPDEDDPAIRADHVETVEDWIDEYDEELEPLRSFILPTGSERGAQLHHARTVCRRAERRAVALAAEEEINEQAVQYLNRLSDGLFTFGRVVNARDGEPEESPQY, from the coding sequence ATGTCGATCTACACAGGCCGCGGCGACGACGGGCAGACGGATCTCCGGGACATGAGCCGCGTCTCGAAGGCCAGTCCGCGCATCGAAGCCTACGGCACCGTCGACGAACTCAACGCCCTCGTCGGGACGATCCGCCCGACCGGCCACGACGACGTCGACGAGCGGCTCCGGGAGATCCAGAACCACCTCCACGTCGTCCAGGCCGACTTCGCGAACCCCGATCCCGACGAGGACGACCCCGCGATCCGCGCCGACCACGTCGAGACCGTCGAGGACTGGATCGACGAGTACGACGAGGAACTCGAGCCCCTGCGGTCGTTCATCCTGCCGACCGGCAGCGAGCGCGGCGCGCAACTTCACCACGCCAGAACCGTCTGCCGGCGCGCCGAGCGCCGGGCGGTCGCGCTGGCCGCGGAGGAGGAGATCAACGAACAGGCCGTCCAGTACTTGAACCGGCTCTCGGACGGCCTGTTCACCTTCGGTCGCGTCGTCAACGCCCGCGACGGCGAGCCGGAAGAGTCGCCCCAGTACTGA
- a CDS encoding DUF7838 family putative zinc beta-ribbon protein, with protein MAMELDHECPNCGTERTFYRAASTTLHLGEKVKWHCPECDYGFVKIGDNGTAVDSSA; from the coding sequence ATGGCCATGGAACTCGATCACGAGTGCCCGAACTGCGGCACCGAACGGACCTTCTACCGCGCGGCGAGCACGACGCTGCACCTCGGCGAAAAGGTCAAGTGGCACTGCCCGGAGTGCGACTACGGCTTCGTGAAGATCGGCGACAACGGCACCGCCGTCGACTCGAGCGCGTAA
- the gcvPB gene encoding aminomethyl-transferring glycine dehydrogenase subunit GcvPB, whose amino-acid sequence MSDRDESRDDPRAEQTRYDQARYVENGQYEPLLSEKDQTRVEIGGNGGDGGSPLPDDLTRDSLELPELSEPELARHYTRLSQMIYGIDSGPYPLGSCTMKYNPKFTEDVAALPSAAVHPDRSERSVQGTLELMYRLQDYLGRIGGMDAVTLQPPAGAAGEFVGIRVAAAYHEHEGEGHRDEVIVPESAHGTNFASAALGGYDVVSLPSDEGGRVDLEALEAALSENTAALMLTNPNTLGLFERDIEEIAEMVHDVGGLLYYDGANLNALLGRARPGDMGFDVMHYNVHKTFATPHGGGGPGAGPVGVVDELAPFLPAPRVRENGASKSEPGYELFDPEHTIGKVHGYQGNWLVLVKAFAYIARLGDEGLADASAKAVLNANYLASRIEYEVPYEPFHHEFVASAGEQDAADVAKRMLDYGVHPPTTKWPEIVPEALMTEPTEVEGKDTLDRLAAAFNAVADEDDETLEAAPERTTARRIDQTSAARSPRLSWQALESEGDDE is encoded by the coding sequence ATGAGCGACCGAGACGAGAGCCGCGACGATCCGCGAGCCGAACAGACCCGCTACGATCAGGCCCGCTACGTCGAGAACGGCCAGTACGAACCCCTGCTCTCGGAGAAGGACCAGACTCGCGTCGAGATCGGCGGGAACGGCGGGGACGGCGGCTCGCCCCTGCCCGACGATCTGACCCGGGACTCCCTCGAGTTGCCCGAACTCTCCGAGCCCGAACTGGCGCGCCACTACACGCGCCTCTCCCAGATGATCTACGGGATCGACAGCGGTCCCTACCCGCTGGGCTCGTGTACGATGAAGTACAACCCCAAGTTCACCGAGGACGTGGCGGCGCTCCCCTCGGCGGCCGTCCACCCCGATCGCTCCGAGCGGTCGGTCCAGGGAACCCTCGAGCTCATGTACCGGCTCCAGGACTACCTGGGTCGGATCGGCGGGATGGACGCGGTGACGCTCCAGCCCCCCGCCGGCGCGGCCGGCGAGTTCGTCGGCATCCGCGTCGCCGCGGCCTACCACGAGCACGAGGGCGAGGGCCACCGCGACGAGGTCATCGTCCCCGAGAGCGCCCACGGGACCAACTTCGCGAGCGCGGCGCTGGGCGGCTACGACGTCGTCTCGCTGCCCAGCGACGAGGGCGGCCGGGTCGACCTCGAGGCGCTCGAGGCGGCCCTCTCCGAGAACACCGCGGCGCTGATGCTGACCAACCCGAACACGCTCGGCCTCTTCGAGCGCGACATCGAGGAGATCGCCGAGATGGTCCACGACGTGGGCGGCCTGCTCTACTACGACGGGGCGAATTTGAACGCCCTGCTCGGTCGGGCCCGCCCGGGAGACATGGGCTTCGACGTGATGCACTACAACGTCCACAAGACGTTCGCGACGCCCCACGGGGGCGGCGGTCCGGGCGCGGGCCCGGTCGGCGTCGTCGACGAACTGGCGCCGTTCCTGCCGGCGCCTCGCGTGCGAGAGAACGGCGCGAGCAAGAGCGAACCGGGCTACGAACTGTTCGACCCCGAACACACCATCGGCAAGGTCCACGGCTACCAGGGCAACTGGCTCGTCCTCGTCAAGGCCTTCGCCTACATCGCGCGGCTGGGCGACGAGGGGCTCGCCGACGCCAGCGCGAAAGCGGTGCTGAACGCGAACTACCTCGCGAGCCGGATCGAGTACGAGGTTCCCTACGAGCCGTTCCACCACGAGTTCGTCGCCAGCGCGGGCGAGCAGGACGCCGCCGACGTCGCGAAACGGATGCTCGACTACGGCGTCCACCCGCCGACGACCAAGTGGCCCGAGATCGTCCCCGAGGCGCTGATGACCGAACCGACGGAGGTCGAGGGGAAGGACACGCTGGACCGGCTCGCCGCGGCCTTCAACGCCGTCGCGGACGAGGACGACGAGACGCTCGAGGCGGCGCCGGAACGGACCACCGCGCGCCGGATCGATCAGACCAGCGCGGCGCGGTCGCCGCGGCTCTCGTGGCAGGCCCTCGAGTCCGAAGGCGACGACGAGTGA
- the gcvPA gene encoding aminomethyl-transferring glycine dehydrogenase subunit GcvPA — MHGSDATGSPYAPHTDDERARMLEAVGAGSVDDLFDIPDAVEFDGEFGIDARSERETRRLVRTILGRNDDLTELLGRGHYGYYVPSLVDHLADRSEFLTSYTQYQPEISQGFLQALFEYQSLLVELTGLEVANCSMYDAATALGEAATLAERVRDTSGHRVLVPDLLLEGRRSTLENYVAGTDLAVDTYPTDDANVDLAALEELIDEECVMVYAENPTVRGTIEEGLESIGELAAERDALFALGTDPVALSLLQRPADVGADVVVGDASVLGLPTSYGMGLGLFATTEDYLRQVPGRLVGASEDATDRRAFTLTLQTREQHIRRERATSNICTNQAWVALRTAMHAAYLGPSGMVDLAERGVTRAEDLAERLDDLVGATAPVHDRHHLREFVIRVDQPAPAIADDLEKRGFAVHVVGDHELQVCVAGVPDERIDPFVAAFREVIR; from the coding sequence ATGCACGGATCAGACGCCACGGGGAGCCCCTACGCACCCCACACGGACGACGAACGGGCGCGGATGCTCGAGGCGGTCGGCGCCGGATCGGTCGACGACCTCTTCGACATTCCCGACGCCGTCGAGTTCGACGGGGAGTTCGGAATCGACGCGCGATCGGAACGGGAGACGAGGCGACTCGTCCGAACGATACTGGGACGCAACGACGACCTGACGGAGCTGCTCGGGCGGGGCCACTACGGCTACTACGTGCCGTCGCTGGTCGACCACCTCGCGGACCGCTCCGAGTTTCTGACCTCCTACACGCAGTACCAGCCCGAAATCTCGCAGGGGTTCTTGCAGGCCCTGTTCGAGTACCAGTCGCTGCTGGTCGAGCTGACCGGCCTCGAGGTGGCCAACTGCTCGATGTACGACGCCGCGACGGCGCTGGGCGAGGCCGCCACGCTGGCCGAGCGCGTCCGCGATACCAGCGGCCACCGCGTGCTCGTCCCCGACCTCCTGCTCGAGGGGCGGCGCTCGACGCTCGAGAACTACGTCGCCGGCACCGATCTGGCGGTCGACACGTACCCCACCGACGACGCCAACGTCGACCTCGCGGCCCTCGAGGAACTGATCGACGAGGAGTGCGTCATGGTCTACGCCGAGAACCCGACCGTTCGAGGGACGATCGAGGAAGGGCTCGAGTCGATCGGCGAGCTGGCGGCCGAACGCGACGCCCTGTTCGCGCTCGGTACGGACCCCGTCGCGCTCTCCTTGTTACAGCGGCCGGCGGACGTCGGCGCCGACGTCGTCGTCGGCGACGCGAGCGTGCTCGGACTGCCGACGAGCTACGGGATGGGACTGGGACTGTTCGCCACGACCGAAGACTACCTCCGGCAGGTCCCCGGTCGGCTGGTCGGCGCCAGCGAGGACGCGACCGACCGGCGGGCGTTCACGCTCACCCTGCAGACCCGCGAACAGCACATCCGTCGCGAACGGGCGACGAGCAACATCTGCACCAACCAGGCCTGGGTCGCGCTCCGAACCGCGATGCACGCCGCGTACCTGGGGCCGAGCGGCATGGTCGACCTCGCCGAGCGGGGCGTCACCCGCGCCGAGGATCTCGCCGAGCGCCTCGACGACCTCGTCGGCGCCACAGCGCCGGTCCACGACCGCCACCACCTGCGGGAGTTCGTCATCCGCGTCGACCAGCCCGCGCCGGCGATCGCGGACGACCTCGAGAAACGCGGCTTCGCGGTTCACGTCGTCGGCGACCACGAACTGCAGGTCTGCGTCGCCGGCGTCCCCGACGAGCGGATCGATCCGTTCGTCGCGGCGTTCCGGGAGGTGATTCGATGA
- a CDS encoding DUF2270 domain-containing protein — protein MASPDDRDDDRTPPFDVDPDDPDATAPRDSPLEDDDREIGAKIATDQEAFLGVLPHFYRGEVSQANGAQDRIDRTTDWAIALIAALLSLVFSSRRMPAFLLLVGLFVLSIFLFYEVRRYRFYDHWRARVRFVQENVFANALDPVGTEHPEWREELSADLRHPTFKVSFLEGLSRRIRRVYGLLFTVLGVAWVFKVTLFTPEQRWTEAAELPGLPGIWVAVALAVFHGCIFALAFWPTERRAKGEIHGSEPGDWKND, from the coding sequence ATGGCCAGTCCAGACGACCGAGACGACGACCGGACGCCGCCGTTCGACGTCGACCCCGACGATCCCGACGCGACCGCTCCGCGAGACTCCCCGCTCGAGGACGACGACCGCGAGATCGGAGCGAAGATCGCGACCGATCAGGAGGCCTTTCTCGGCGTGCTCCCGCACTTCTACCGCGGCGAGGTCAGCCAGGCCAACGGCGCCCAGGACCGGATCGACCGCACCACCGACTGGGCGATCGCCCTCATCGCCGCCCTGCTGTCGCTCGTCTTCTCGAGCCGGCGGATGCCGGCGTTTCTCCTCTTGGTCGGCCTCTTCGTCCTCTCGATCTTCCTCTTCTACGAGGTCCGACGCTACCGGTTCTACGACCACTGGCGGGCCCGCGTCCGGTTCGTCCAGGAGAACGTGTTCGCGAACGCGCTCGACCCGGTCGGCACGGAACACCCCGAGTGGCGCGAGGAACTGAGCGCCGATCTGCGACATCCGACGTTCAAGGTCTCCTTCCTCGAGGGGCTCTCCCGTCGGATCCGTCGGGTGTACGGGCTCCTCTTCACGGTGCTCGGCGTCGCGTGGGTGTTCAAGGTGACGCTGTTTACGCCCGAACAACGGTGGACGGAGGCGGCCGAGCTGCCGGGGCTGCCGGGGATCTGGGTGGCGGTCGCGTTGGCCGTCTTCCACGGCTGTATTTTCGCGCTGGCGTTCTGGCCCACCGAGCGACGGGCGAAGGGCGAGATTCACGGCTCGGAGCCGGGCGACTGGAAGAACGACTGA
- a CDS encoding AI-2E family transporter gives MPERPEPPAWVVEQPVLTALALIAVVLGLLIVLPYLQYVLFGVVLAYILLPLQRRLERYVRPMIAAFVSVITAVIVILLPLVYIISVALRQTGQLVDAVRNGDVDIELIEREIAERGYEVNLTGLYETYQDAISSGAQGIATGALDIVGGLPGLMIGLTITLFVCFALLRDGEQLMEWLYRVVPIDDEIQRELFAELDQLMQASVISNVLVAAIQAVLLGAGLAVLGIPAVVLLTVLTFVLTLLPLVGAFGVWLPVAIYLVAVGRPVAAGGLVVYGLLVTFSDTYLRPALIGRTSAFNSAIIVVGIFGGLITFGAVGLFIGPVVLGGAKITLDVFARERAERDGSAPALADDEAADDRTSDGDEPAETDDSGSSEVDVASNEPTDDGE, from the coding sequence ATGCCAGAGCGTCCAGAGCCGCCGGCGTGGGTCGTCGAGCAGCCCGTTCTCACCGCGCTCGCGCTGATCGCCGTCGTTCTCGGACTCCTCATCGTCCTGCCGTACCTGCAGTACGTCCTCTTCGGCGTCGTCCTCGCGTACATCCTCCTGCCGCTCCAGCGGCGACTCGAGCGGTACGTCCGGCCGATGATCGCCGCGTTCGTCTCCGTCATCACCGCCGTGATCGTCATCCTGCTGCCGCTGGTGTACATCATAAGCGTCGCGCTCCGGCAGACGGGCCAGCTCGTGGACGCCGTCCGGAACGGCGACGTCGATATCGAGCTGATCGAGCGGGAAATCGCGGAGCGGGGGTACGAGGTCAACCTGACCGGGCTCTACGAAACGTACCAGGACGCGATATCCTCCGGCGCGCAGGGGATCGCGACGGGCGCGCTCGACATCGTCGGCGGGCTGCCGGGGCTCATGATCGGGCTGACGATCACCCTGTTCGTCTGCTTTGCGCTGTTGCGGGACGGGGAGCAACTCATGGAGTGGCTGTACCGCGTCGTCCCGATCGACGACGAGATCCAGCGGGAGCTGTTCGCGGAACTGGATCAGCTCATGCAGGCGTCGGTGATCAGCAACGTCCTCGTCGCGGCCATTCAGGCGGTGTTACTCGGCGCGGGGCTCGCGGTGCTCGGCATCCCCGCCGTCGTCTTGCTCACTGTGCTCACGTTCGTGCTCACCCTCCTGCCGCTGGTCGGCGCCTTCGGCGTCTGGCTCCCCGTCGCGATCTACCTCGTCGCGGTCGGCCGGCCCGTCGCCGCCGGCGGACTGGTCGTCTACGGACTGCTCGTCACCTTCTCCGACACCTACCTCCGGCCGGCGCTCATCGGGCGCACGAGCGCCTTCAACTCGGCGATCATCGTGGTCGGCATCTTCGGCGGGCTCATCACCTTCGGCGCGGTCGGGCTGTTCATCGGCCCCGTCGTCCTCGGCGGCGCGAAGATCACGCTGGACGTCTTCGCTCGAGAGCGCGCCGAGCGCGACGGATCGGCACCGGCGCTCGCGGACGACGAGGCGGCCGACGATCGCACCAGCGACGGCGACGAACCGGCCGAAACTGATGATTCCGGCTCGTCCGAGGTCGACGTTGCGTCGAACGAACCCACCGACGACGGCGAGTGA
- the hmgB gene encoding hydroxymethylglutaryl-CoA synthase, protein MTAVGIDAIEIWTGNLKLDLPGTFAPEKGEDPEKYTKGLGLNASSFPDSYEDIVTMGANAAHRLMERKGLEPDDIGRIDVATESAFDNSKPVSTYVAGCLEQVFDGDFHHANKGERKFACIAGTQSLDDAYNWIRAGRNRGRSALVIATDTALYARGDAGEATQGAGAVAMLISEDPNLVELSAEQGYGSADETDFLKPNQQFPSVDGKRSVQVYLARMREALEDYESVAGDVHSEDFAYAPFHTPFPGMVRKAALLAYRHVIRDTSLEDDLADEIGRQPRPEAFDTDDDYRDALREYMDLLKETDAYQEWYAETIDPTLSISREVGNWYTGSVHVARASALKHALENGRDMTGEALLVGSYGSGAQAEIHSEVVREGWEDEIEALNVDAQLEDRYDMSWDDYEEVHDVHNHDMDVDVEEFTAPESEFVFDGWGRMGERKYRYVE, encoded by the coding sequence ATGACTGCAGTCGGTATCGACGCCATCGAAATCTGGACCGGGAACCTCAAACTCGACTTACCCGGCACGTTCGCTCCCGAGAAGGGCGAAGACCCCGAGAAGTACACGAAAGGGCTCGGGCTGAACGCCAGTTCCTTCCCCGACAGTTACGAGGACATCGTCACGATGGGCGCCAACGCCGCCCACCGACTGATGGAGCGCAAAGGGCTCGAGCCCGACGATATCGGGCGGATCGACGTCGCGACCGAGAGCGCCTTCGACAACTCCAAACCCGTTTCGACGTACGTCGCCGGCTGCCTCGAGCAGGTCTTCGACGGCGACTTCCACCACGCCAACAAGGGCGAGCGGAAGTTCGCCTGCATCGCGGGCACCCAGAGTCTGGACGACGCGTACAACTGGATTCGCGCGGGTCGCAACCGCGGCCGCTCTGCGCTGGTCATCGCGACCGACACGGCGCTGTACGCTCGCGGTGACGCCGGCGAGGCGACCCAGGGCGCCGGCGCCGTCGCGATGCTGATCAGCGAGGATCCCAACCTGGTCGAACTCTCGGCCGAACAGGGGTACGGCTCGGCCGACGAGACCGACTTCCTCAAGCCCAACCAGCAGTTCCCCTCCGTCGACGGCAAACGCTCCGTGCAGGTGTATCTCGCCCGGATGCGCGAGGCCTTGGAGGACTACGAGAGCGTCGCGGGCGACGTCCACTCCGAGGACTTCGCCTACGCGCCGTTCCACACGCCGTTCCCGGGCATGGTCCGGAAGGCGGCCCTGCTGGCCTACCGCCACGTCATCCGCGATACGAGCCTCGAGGACGATCTGGCCGACGAGATCGGTCGCCAGCCCCGTCCCGAAGCGTTCGATACCGACGACGACTACCGCGACGCGCTCCGGGAGTACATGGACCTGCTCAAGGAGACGGACGCGTATCAGGAGTGGTACGCGGAGACGATCGATCCGACGCTGTCGATCTCCCGCGAGGTCGGCAACTGGTACACCGGCTCCGTCCACGTCGCCCGCGCCAGCGCGCTCAAACACGCCCTCGAGAACGGTCGCGACATGACCGGCGAAGCGTTGTTGGTCGGTTCCTACGGCAGCGGCGCCCAGGCGGAGATCCACTCCGAAGTCGTCCGAGAGGGCTGGGAGGACGAGATCGAGGCGCTGAACGTCGACGCGCAACTCGAGGACCGGTACGACATGAGCTGGGACGACTACGAGGAGGTCCACGACGTCCACAACCACGACATGGACGTCGACGTCGAGGAGTTCACGGCCCCCGAGTCGGAGTTCGTTTTCGATGGCTGGGGCCGCATGGGTGAACGGAAGTACCGGTACGTCGAGTAG
- a CDS encoding zinc ribbon domain-containing protein, protein MAELSTLELVGRLAVAAFVMIAPTLFFLGLVRGLEKLRDDAFIDRWLHEQGHEVEDDVLTVLASGIGIESETASSRRCPACGNPNASSARYCHQCLARLPS, encoded by the coding sequence ATGGCAGAACTTAGCACGCTCGAGCTCGTCGGCCGGCTGGCCGTCGCCGCGTTCGTCATGATCGCGCCCACGCTGTTCTTTCTCGGACTGGTGCGGGGTCTCGAGAAGCTTCGCGACGACGCCTTCATCGATCGGTGGCTGCACGAACAGGGCCACGAGGTCGAGGACGACGTGCTGACCGTGCTCGCGAGCGGGATCGGTATCGAGTCGGAGACCGCCTCGAGCCGTCGGTGTCCGGCCTGTGGGAACCCGAACGCCTCGTCGGCGCGGTACTGTCACCAGTGCCTCGCCAGACTCCCCTCCTGA
- a CDS encoding DUF7110 family protein: MSTEESRHVYRLHSTLELPLEDLREHIEEAEYPDGITDVEITRRNNTLILKAVAEDESVSKYTPTAQLKASVTENRVYEEDPDERRNAFRWDEEEEEEIESELVEFAAFKGDRETVLQNSLLQYQMFLVLCGIAEAAEKGTLTAISERDGELEATRIVEGEPRPANIEVVEGPRDHNSGEGGVNWRDNKFISD; the protein is encoded by the coding sequence ATGTCAACAGAGGAATCCAGACACGTTTATCGGCTGCATTCGACGCTCGAACTACCCCTCGAAGACCTTCGGGAACACATCGAGGAGGCAGAGTACCCGGACGGTATCACCGACGTGGAGATAACGCGGCGCAACAACACGCTCATTCTCAAGGCCGTCGCCGAGGACGAATCGGTCAGCAAGTACACGCCGACCGCCCAGCTCAAGGCCAGCGTCACGGAGAACCGGGTCTACGAGGAGGACCCCGACGAGCGGCGCAACGCCTTCCGCTGGGACGAGGAGGAAGAGGAGGAAATCGAATCCGAACTCGTCGAGTTCGCGGCGTTCAAGGGCGACCGCGAGACCGTCCTCCAGAACTCGCTGTTGCAGTACCAGATGTTCCTGGTCCTCTGTGGCATCGCCGAAGCCGCCGAGAAGGGGACGCTGACGGCGATCTCGGAGCGCGACGGCGAACTCGAGGCGACCCGCATCGTCGAGGGCGAGCCCCGACCGGCCAACATCGAGGTCGTCGAAGGACCGCGGGACCACAACTCGGGCGAGGGCGGCGTCAACTGGCGGGACAACAAGTTCATCTCGGACTGA